In Niallia sp. FSL W8-0635, one genomic interval encodes:
- a CDS encoding DUF2268 domain-containing putative Zn-dependent protease (predicted Zn-dependent protease with a strongly conserved HExxH motif) translates to MRLFFVLIVLLFCTLLISFDQKTEEEKLIYSFHHPETNQAFHIVHVYKLYENYEKRIEKDSTIPIAQIFEEEVMEPVFEACYQDAEYFERSGKTYSVEPPEDMELVNAIINTIDEEKTNKAIKEALIDSANYIPSNKATNVCIYPTPYDPDLPQMVTEGTGKISVLYTLFFDEEFLKVGIAHEYHHSVWTEKYFNRESADTILDILILEGKAVMFENIVYPGNSFEDPDYPFLTEYWGLVEPELNLYDAYRAYEIIYGGDDLPDDYGYSAGYHLVKAYLDTHSELTPEEWTELSGEEIYEDGKYMELYK, encoded by the coding sequence ATGCGTTTATTTTTTGTTTTAATCGTTTTACTTTTTTGTACATTATTGATATCATTCGATCAAAAAACGGAAGAAGAAAAGTTGATTTATTCTTTCCATCATCCTGAAACGAATCAAGCATTTCATATAGTCCATGTTTATAAGCTATATGAAAACTATGAAAAAAGGATAGAGAAGGATTCTACTATACCAATAGCGCAAATATTTGAAGAAGAAGTAATGGAACCTGTTTTCGAAGCGTGCTATCAAGATGCGGAATACTTTGAAAGAAGCGGGAAAACCTATTCAGTCGAGCCTCCGGAAGACATGGAACTAGTTAACGCGATTATAAACACAATCGATGAGGAAAAAACAAATAAGGCTATTAAAGAAGCATTAATAGACTCTGCAAATTATATTCCATCAAACAAAGCGACGAATGTATGTATATATCCAACTCCATATGATCCTGATTTACCGCAAATGGTAACCGAAGGCACAGGGAAAATAAGTGTTCTTTACACGCTATTTTTCGATGAAGAATTTTTGAAGGTTGGAATCGCACATGAATACCATCATAGTGTGTGGACGGAAAAGTATTTTAATAGAGAAAGCGCGGATACAATATTGGATATTTTAATTTTAGAAGGAAAAGCAGTTATGTTTGAAAATATTGTTTACCCTGGTAATTCATTTGAAGATCCAGACTATCCTTTTCTTACAGAATATTGGGGACTAGTGGAGCCAGAATTAAATTTATATGATGCATACCGTGCCTATGAAATAATCTATGGCGGAGATGACCTTCCAGATGATTATGGGTATAGCGCGGGATATCATTTAGTGAAAGCTTATTTGGACACACACTCAGAGCTCACTCCTGAAGAATGGACAGAGCTATCTGGAGAAGAGATATATGAGGATGGAAAGTATATGGAGCTTTATAAGTAA
- the pdxR gene encoding MocR-like pyridoxine biosynthesis transcription factor PdxR, translated as MEWKPDRQIKKAIYKQLAEFIENGIADGSFPLDKPLPSERNLAKLLELNRSTVVAAYDELESNGLIERKRGSGTTISKDIWGITKKRVPSWNRYIEAGSFLPNVPVMQRIRKEIVDHHLINLASGELSEDLFPLKTLREITSDRSYIGSLGYDHPQGSEVLRKTIAHHMEEYRGLHTNPSSILITSGAQQALHLIIQCLLKPGDAVAIEDPSYHYNLPLFESAGVKAYFLTADKNGIKPDDLISLHRKHRIRMIFLNPAFQNPTGVSLSQKRRKEILEISSQYGIPVVEDDPYSLTSFSGKPIFPLKSMDQNGNVLYISSLSKIVASGLRIGWIIGPKPVIERLSDAKQQIDFGHSSYSQWIANDFLDSPSFASHLNHLIKQLESRRNQIIESLDTYLKGEVEFLIPTGGIHLWCKIKQEVNENRLLEESLKNGVIYAPGSTMGSNHQYVRFTYAKEIESNIDEGIRRFAEALKSSRE; from the coding sequence ATGGAGTGGAAACCTGATCGACAAATAAAAAAAGCAATCTATAAGCAATTAGCGGAGTTTATTGAAAATGGTATTGCAGATGGTTCCTTTCCTTTAGACAAGCCGCTACCATCGGAAAGAAATTTAGCAAAATTGCTAGAATTGAATAGAAGTACAGTAGTTGCAGCCTATGATGAGTTAGAGTCAAATGGATTAATTGAAAGAAAACGCGGCAGTGGAACAACAATCAGCAAGGATATATGGGGAATAACAAAAAAGCGTGTGCCTAGCTGGAATCGCTATATTGAAGCAGGGTCCTTCCTGCCTAATGTACCTGTCATGCAACGGATACGAAAAGAGATTGTGGATCATCATTTGATCAATTTAGCTAGTGGGGAGCTTTCAGAGGATCTTTTTCCTTTAAAAACGCTACGGGAAATTACTTCTGACCGATCCTATATTGGGTCATTAGGCTATGATCATCCACAAGGTAGCGAGGTGCTAAGAAAGACCATTGCCCATCATATGGAGGAATATCGTGGTTTGCATACGAACCCGTCTTCTATATTGATTACATCAGGAGCCCAACAAGCTTTGCATTTAATCATTCAATGTTTGCTTAAACCTGGGGATGCAGTAGCGATTGAGGATCCCTCTTATCATTATAATCTGCCATTATTTGAATCAGCAGGAGTTAAAGCCTATTTTTTGACAGCAGATAAAAACGGCATAAAACCTGATGATTTAATCTCATTACATAGAAAACACAGGATTAGAATGATATTTCTAAATCCAGCCTTCCAAAATCCAACTGGTGTTTCCCTCAGTCAAAAAAGGAGGAAGGAGATTTTAGAAATTTCTTCCCAATATGGCATACCAGTTGTAGAGGATGATCCATATAGTTTAACCTCTTTTTCCGGAAAACCAATATTTCCGCTGAAGTCGATGGATCAAAATGGCAATGTATTATATATTAGCTCACTCTCCAAAATTGTCGCATCAGGTCTTCGAATTGGCTGGATTATTGGTCCAAAGCCAGTGATAGAAAGATTATCCGACGCTAAGCAACAGATTGATTTTGGACATTCAAGTTACTCCCAATGGATAGCAAACGATTTTCTAGATTCGCCTTCGTTTGCATCCCATTTAAATCATTTAATTAAACAACTTGAAAGTAGAAGAAATCAAATCATCGAAAGCTTAGATACCTATTTAAAAGGGGAAGTGGAATTTTTGATTCCGACTGGCGGAATTCATTTGTGGTGCAAGATAAAGCAAGAAGTCAACGAAAACCGCTTATTGGAGGAGTCTTTAAAAAATGGAGTTATTTATGCTCCTGGCTCCACTATGGGTTCAAACCATCAATATGTTCGATTTACTTATGCGAAAGAAATTGAAAGTAATATTGATGAGGGGATAAGAAGATTTGCAGAGGCACTAAAGTCTAGTAGAGAATAA
- a CDS encoding YfmQ family protein, translating into MTWISIIALVLFCIIKILMTCLPTGVVDWLLDKYRLHLRLNNLETEIIYNEMKVDGENKEKIIKVFNEAVVREKYSLYPGSEETYLHSNNAEYSLIIHTKKGNKNIKLFLNSYKDHVDIVKKYKNKIVAYSTYPLHLDVLNKK; encoded by the coding sequence ATGACTTGGATTTCTATCATAGCATTAGTGTTATTTTGTATAATAAAAATTTTAATGACATGCTTACCAACTGGAGTGGTAGATTGGCTTTTGGATAAGTATAGGCTCCATTTGAGACTTAATAACCTGGAAACAGAAATAATCTACAACGAAATGAAGGTTGATGGGGAAAATAAAGAGAAGATAATAAAAGTATTTAATGAAGCGGTGGTCAGAGAAAAATATAGTCTATATCCAGGAAGTGAAGAAACATACCTCCATTCAAATAACGCTGAGTATTCCCTCATTATTCATACGAAAAAAGGAAATAAGAATATAAAATTATTTTTAAATAGTTATAAGGATCATGTGGATATTGTGAAAAAATACAAAAATAAAATAGTCGCGTATAGCACCTATCCTCTTCATTTAGATGTTTTAAATAAAAAATAG
- the dnaN gene encoding DNA polymerase III subunit beta, which produces MEFIVDSECLNRAIADVNKAVSQKTPFPILSGIKIIANKESVIVIGSNADIIIEKVIPLEMDGINVLEVKEIGSVVLSAKYLSELVRKLPDKIHLTVNEKQIATLKVEEVITTINGFQSEEYPRLPQIDEMKHIKMHSTDLIEMIKQTAFAVSKSEARPVLSGVNMLFKDSKLTCIATNSHRLAWKELTIDSHVSGSFIVPSKSLMELSKLIQNVSGFIDLFVTDSYIVFKTNLTSLYSRLIEGNYPNVSGLFPKNARTIITVNTKQFLKGVDRACLFASEWKNNNVYLEIKKDTKLKITSNSSEIGKIEETQTINKLDGETDLSISLDGSFLLEALKVIKEEEIRISFGGSMRPVLMEPVGNNTSLHLISPVRSY; this is translated from the coding sequence ATGGAATTTATTGTTGATAGTGAATGCTTAAATAGAGCAATAGCAGATGTGAATAAAGCAGTATCCCAGAAAACACCTTTTCCTATTCTTTCAGGTATAAAAATTATCGCTAATAAAGAATCTGTAATTGTTATTGGAAGTAATGCAGATATTATTATCGAAAAGGTGATTCCATTAGAGATGGATGGAATCAATGTGTTAGAAGTAAAAGAGATTGGCAGTGTCGTATTATCTGCTAAATATTTAAGTGAACTAGTGAGAAAGTTACCGGATAAAATCCATCTAACAGTTAACGAAAAGCAAATAGCTACCCTGAAAGTGGAGGAGGTTATTACCACAATTAACGGTTTCCAGTCAGAAGAATATCCTAGGCTTCCACAAATAGATGAAATGAAGCATATTAAAATGCACAGCACAGATTTAATAGAAATGATTAAACAGACAGCTTTTGCTGTATCAAAAAGTGAAGCGAGACCAGTTTTATCTGGTGTTAATATGTTATTTAAAGATAGTAAACTTACATGCATTGCTACAAATTCACATCGCTTAGCATGGAAAGAGCTTACCATCGATTCTCATGTAAGTGGTTCTTTTATCGTTCCAAGTAAGAGCCTCATGGAGCTTAGTAAGTTAATTCAGAATGTATCTGGATTTATCGATCTATTTGTTACTGATAGCTATATTGTATTTAAAACCAATTTAACTTCTCTTTATTCCCGATTAATCGAAGGGAACTATCCAAATGTCTCAGGATTATTCCCTAAAAATGCAAGGACTATAATTACGGTCAATACAAAGCAATTTTTAAAAGGCGTGGATCGAGCTTGTCTTTTTGCAAGTGAATGGAAGAATAACAATGTCTATTTGGAAATAAAAAAGGATACGAAATTAAAAATCACCTCAAATTCATCTGAAATAGGGAAAATAGAGGAAACACAAACTATAAATAAACTGGATGGAGAGACAGATTTAAGTATCTCTTTAGATGGAAGCTTTTTGCTGGAAGCTTTAAAAGTAATAAAAGAAGAAGAAATAAGAATAAGTTTTGGAGGTTCAATGAGACCGGTCTTAATGGAACCAGTTGGGAATAATACGTCTCTTCATCTAATATCCCCAGTGCGTTCGTATTAA
- a CDS encoding DUF2268 domain-containing putative Zn-dependent protease (predicted Zn-dependent protease with a strongly conserved HExxH motif) — MQKPGVLVILLFFLLLISCEQKETIKEEKESDDIYYSFKHPETGQEYQIVHAYKLYENYENRIREDSSKPNFWQFDEEVIEPIVDACYQDAVFFAGNFDLTVKAPENMEEINEIIKIMDEKKLNKTIQEALLKSSDYISSENKTNICIFPVEEDQITHGMDAWGAGKISVYYNKYYSEEFIKTTIAHEYNHSVWFEKYYKEDEEETVLDRLILEGKAVMFQKLVYPDIEVENLYYNFKKDFWKQIEPDLQTYDLKRASEILNGGDKLPPNYGYSEGYNMVRTYLNKHPDLTPEEWTGLTSQEIFEEGNYIEHYQ, encoded by the coding sequence ATGCAAAAACCTGGAGTGCTTGTTATTCTACTATTTTTCCTTCTATTAATCTCTTGTGAACAGAAAGAGACAATAAAAGAAGAGAAGGAATCAGATGATATCTATTATTCTTTTAAGCATCCTGAGACGGGACAGGAATATCAGATTGTGCATGCTTATAAACTTTATGAAAATTATGAAAATAGAATTCGAGAAGATTCATCTAAGCCAAACTTTTGGCAGTTTGATGAAGAGGTGATAGAACCAATTGTGGATGCATGTTATCAAGATGCAGTATTTTTTGCAGGTAATTTTGACCTTACTGTGAAAGCACCAGAAAATATGGAAGAAATTAACGAAATCATTAAAATAATGGATGAGAAGAAGCTTAATAAGACGATTCAAGAGGCACTCCTTAAATCATCAGATTACATATCTTCAGAAAATAAGACGAATATATGTATTTTTCCTGTAGAAGAAGACCAAATTACCCATGGAATGGATGCGTGGGGTGCTGGGAAGATAAGTGTTTACTATAATAAGTATTATTCGGAAGAGTTTATCAAGACGACAATTGCACATGAATACAATCATAGTGTTTGGTTTGAGAAATACTATAAGGAAGATGAGGAAGAAACTGTTTTGGATCGATTAATTTTGGAAGGAAAAGCAGTTATGTTTCAAAAATTGGTTTATCCAGATATTGAAGTAGAAAATTTATATTACAACTTTAAAAAGGATTTTTGGAAGCAAATAGAACCAGATTTGCAGACATATGATTTAAAAAGGGCTTCTGAAATATTAAATGGAGGAGACAAATTGCCACCTAATTATGGCTATAGTGAGGGCTATAATATGGTAAGAACATATTTGAATAAACATCCAGACCTGACACCAGAAGAATGGACGGGACTTACTAGCCAAGAAATATTTGAAGAGGGAAATTATATAGAGCATTATCAGTAA
- a CDS encoding DUF2441 domain-containing protein, whose protein sequence is MKEFSAYHLVTNKKMSLGQVINFDEHQKNTLYHFFFEKEQLNDQNKDFMQILNNHYTNEGLHLDKENAEVVVQYAGHTMRAIREVITEMVRLQDYPNYPSRLSCLYAAKSYDEVLKWKALFDSFNRNVLQIVKLRVNGNYFEGDGELLPTIEAAPFHRKIEQAREYWKGNGKNELPELLINGKIEVMEIIRDFTKEEFK, encoded by the coding sequence ATGAAAGAATTTTCTGCCTATCATCTTGTAACAAACAAAAAAATGTCGCTTGGACAGGTCATTAACTTTGATGAACATCAAAAAAATACTTTATACCATTTCTTTTTTGAAAAAGAACAGTTAAATGATCAAAACAAGGACTTTATGCAAATTTTAAATAATCATTATACAAACGAAGGCTTACACCTTGATAAAGAGAATGCCGAAGTTGTTGTTCAGTATGCTGGGCACACAATGAGAGCGATAAGAGAAGTAATAACTGAAATGGTGAGACTGCAGGATTACCCCAATTATCCTTCCAGGTTGTCTTGTTTATATGCTGCGAAAAGCTATGATGAGGTTCTAAAATGGAAAGCATTATTTGATTCCTTTAATCGCAATGTCTTACAAATTGTTAAGCTTCGCGTGAATGGGAATTATTTTGAAGGGGATGGAGAGCTATTGCCAACAATTGAGGCTGCACCTTTCCATAGAAAAATAGAACAAGCTCGGGAGTATTGGAAGGGCAATGGGAAAAATGAACTTCCTGAGCTTTTGATAAATGGAAAAATTGAAGTGATGGAAATTATTCGTGATTTTACAAAAGAGGAATTTAAGTAA
- a CDS encoding DUF6366 family protein has product MEKEKDTPEIRREKMRQEELKHPSSSIHGSNLPDLVGGLGWKGTGILILVLIVGFILYAAFFQ; this is encoded by the coding sequence ATGGAAAAAGAGAAAGATACTCCGGAAATAAGAAGAGAAAAAATGCGACAAGAGGAATTGAAACATCCATCTAGTAGTATTCATGGCAGCAATCTCCCTGACTTAGTTGGCGGGTTAGGCTGGAAGGGTACTGGAATATTGATTCTTGTCCTAATAGTAGGGTTTATTCTTTATGCAGCTTTCTTTCAATAA
- a CDS encoding DUF3934 family protein, translating into MSKAKGKGGTGRGTGKKGWNRWQASANKKKSNKPYTSKGVKNRNNTEKTMDGETSQK; encoded by the coding sequence ATGAGTAAAGCAAAAGGTAAGGGCGGAACAGGCAGAGGAACAGGGAAAAAGGGCTGGAATCGCTGGCAAGCTAGTGCAAATAAAAAAAAGAGTAACAAGCCTTACACGAGTAAGGGTGTTAAAAATCGCAATAATACAGAGAAAACGATGGATGGAGAAACTTCCCAAAAATAG
- a CDS encoding GNAT family N-acetyltransferase, which translates to MIKIALMNAEEYQTYLTSAIKYYAKEKVLSGNWKQEEAISKAEAEYTKLLPQGEKTERNFLYTIRKDDEAVGVIWLAQKSEKLGFIYDIHISEQYQGNGYAKEALKQIEIVGQELGLKKIGLHVFGHNLVARGLYEKVGYKTTNVLMEKDI; encoded by the coding sequence ATGATTAAAATAGCTTTAATGAATGCGGAAGAATATCAAACATATCTTACTTCAGCGATTAAATACTATGCAAAAGAAAAAGTTTTGTCTGGAAATTGGAAACAGGAAGAAGCCATAAGCAAGGCGGAAGCGGAATATACAAAACTTTTGCCTCAAGGAGAGAAGACGGAACGAAATTTCTTATATACCATTCGAAAGGATGACGAGGCAGTTGGCGTTATATGGCTTGCGCAAAAGTCTGAAAAACTAGGATTTATCTATGATATACATATAAGTGAACAATACCAAGGGAATGGCTATGCCAAAGAAGCACTAAAGCAAATAGAGATTGTTGGGCAGGAGCTCGGATTGAAAAAAATAGGTCTCCATGTTTTTGGTCATAATCTAGTAGCCCGAGGATTATATGAGAAAGTAGGATATAAGACTACGAATGTGTTGATGGAAAAAGACATATAA
- a CDS encoding dihydrofolate reductase family protein, giving the protein MSEKRKLVLFIATSLDGYIATKDDSLEWLFNVEGEGDNGISEFYDTVDTILLGKRTYDWIMDQEKGDFPYKNKNCYVFTKSSIEDTEYVKFVNEDVTKFAETLKSQDGKSIWIVGGGELLYSFMKEKLVDEIIVTIAPTILGNGIPLFKEGDYQLDLSLKGMRTFNQFAELYYVVKK; this is encoded by the coding sequence ATGAGTGAAAAACGAAAATTAGTATTATTTATTGCCACTAGCTTAGATGGATATATTGCCACGAAAGACGACTCTCTTGAATGGCTATTCAATGTAGAAGGGGAAGGGGATAACGGAATTAGCGAGTTTTATGACACGGTGGATACCATATTACTTGGTAAAAGGACTTATGATTGGATTATGGACCAAGAAAAAGGGGATTTTCCGTATAAAAACAAAAACTGTTATGTCTTTACAAAGTCTTCTATTGAGGATACAGAGTATGTAAAATTTGTTAATGAAGATGTCACTAAATTTGCTGAGACATTAAAAAGCCAAGATGGAAAATCGATTTGGATTGTTGGTGGAGGAGAACTATTATATTCTTTCATGAAAGAAAAACTGGTTGATGAAATCATTGTAACGATAGCTCCAACTATTCTAGGCAATGGCATTCCGTTATTTAAAGAGGGGGATTATCAATTAGATCTTTCATTAAAGGGAATGCGAACCTTCAATCAGTTTGCAGAGCTTTATTATGTAGTGAAAAAATAA
- a CDS encoding class I SAM-dependent methyltransferase, with amino-acid sequence MESSQNAKDNWNAVLYDDKHSFVSKFGNNLVELLNPTQGEKILDLGCGTGDLTNTIHSFGAETLGIDKSENMVKQAYNKYPHLKFMVQDATSLHFPSEFDAVFSNATLHWVHPPIQALEGVYQSLKKGGRFVAEFGGKGNVQTITNEIIRQIKQAEFPFSEEQFPWFYPSIGEYSHLMEKVGFRVTFAQHFDRPTPLDGDNGLRNWIAMFGDQLFHDIPLDDKNDIISKVEENVKDILYIKGKWMADYKRLRVIGVKE; translated from the coding sequence ATGGAATCTTCTCAAAATGCAAAAGACAATTGGAATGCAGTTTTATATGATGATAAACATTCGTTTGTTTCGAAATTTGGGAATAATTTAGTCGAATTATTGAATCCAACACAAGGTGAAAAAATCCTTGATCTTGGGTGTGGAACGGGTGATTTGACGAACACCATTCATAGTTTTGGTGCTGAGACTTTAGGTATCGATAAATCGGAAAATATGGTGAAGCAAGCATACAACAAATACCCTCATCTAAAATTCATGGTTCAAGATGCAACAAGCTTACATTTTCCTAGCGAATTTGATGCAGTATTCTCTAATGCGACTCTACACTGGGTACACCCTCCTATCCAAGCTTTAGAAGGTGTCTATCAAAGTTTAAAAAAAGGAGGAAGATTTGTTGCCGAATTTGGCGGCAAAGGCAATGTTCAAACAATAACAAATGAAATTATCCGTCAAATAAAACAAGCAGAATTTCCGTTTAGCGAAGAACAATTCCCTTGGTTTTACCCAAGTATCGGGGAGTATTCACATTTAATGGAAAAAGTCGGATTTAGGGTTACCTTTGCGCAACACTTCGATCGGCCGACCCCTTTAGATGGAGACAACGGCTTGAGAAATTGGATAGCAATGTTTGGAGATCAGCTGTTTCATGATATTCCTCTAGATGATAAGAACGACATCATTTCGAAGGTTGAAGAAAATGTAAAAGATATATTATATATAAAAGGAAAATGGATGGCAGACTATAAAAGGCTTCGAGTGATTGGTGTGAAAGAGTAA
- a CDS encoding DUF5412 family protein: MEKSYNVWSFYLILVCLVLGAYSLYSNINNTWLIAPPNYILLIFSLAAFIFGIIGFKDKRNRHTKTRSWVTVILSSILSIAFLLATLFVIFASGFGANKHLETVQSPDGTNTIDFYQYDAGAMGSFGVRGELNGPLWFKKRIYYQDNIENVKVKWENEHTVSINNHLLDLKKGERYGY, encoded by the coding sequence ATGGAAAAGAGCTATAATGTATGGTCATTTTATTTAATCCTAGTTTGTTTAGTCTTGGGAGCATACTCCTTGTATTCAAATATTAACAACACTTGGTTGATTGCACCTCCCAATTATATTTTGCTTATCTTTAGTCTAGCTGCTTTTATTTTCGGCATTATTGGTTTTAAAGATAAAAGAAATAGGCACACAAAAACAAGAAGTTGGGTAACGGTCATTTTATCTTCTATCTTGTCGATCGCATTTCTACTTGCAACACTGTTTGTAATATTTGCCTCAGGATTTGGAGCAAATAAACATCTGGAAACCGTACAATCTCCTGATGGAACGAACACCATTGATTTTTATCAATATGATGCCGGGGCAATGGGGTCATTTGGAGTTAGGGGAGAATTAAACGGTCCACTGTGGTTTAAAAAGAGAATTTACTATCAAGATAATATCGAAAATGTAAAGGTTAAGTGGGAAAATGAACATACCGTTTCGATTAACAATCATCTGTTAGATTTGAAAAAAGGAGAAAGATACGGATATTAA
- a CDS encoding HesB/IscA family protein, whose product MKVTITDAAVEKFRSYKVPKGAVYRLNTIFSGGCSYVYNFDLAVDFPQEDDTAFEDNGLTIYLDPLTIKHINEDLKFDYVQGKGFRLIGASEIYSFHLEVKQKAN is encoded by the coding sequence ATGAAGGTAACAATCACAGATGCTGCTGTTGAAAAATTTCGTAGCTATAAAGTTCCTAAAGGTGCAGTTTATCGGTTAAACACAATCTTTAGTGGTGGCTGCAGCTATGTTTATAATTTCGATTTAGCGGTTGATTTTCCACAAGAAGATGATACAGCCTTTGAAGATAATGGTTTAACGATTTATTTAGATCCATTAACGATTAAGCATATTAATGAGGATTTGAAATTTGATTATGTACAGGGAAAAGGATTTCGCTTAATTGGCGCAAGTGAAATTTATTCTTTCCATTTGGAAGTAAAACAAAAAGCGAATTAA
- a CDS encoding VOC family protein, translating into MIKYKSLHHVSLTVTDLEKAKYFYGKILCLKELKRPDFDFPGAWYQIENQQLHLIVYPESQTIRTNKTLNSKEGHFALRVKNYYDTLNWLKKNNVEIVEKPYGVSGFAQLFCADPDGNLIELNVDQKDL; encoded by the coding sequence TTGATTAAATACAAATCGCTCCATCATGTAAGTCTTACAGTCACGGATTTGGAAAAAGCCAAATATTTTTATGGAAAAATTCTTTGTTTAAAAGAATTAAAACGTCCTGATTTTGATTTTCCAGGTGCATGGTATCAAATAGAGAATCAGCAACTTCACTTAATTGTATATCCTGAGTCGCAAACCATTCGAACAAATAAAACGCTAAATAGCAAAGAAGGGCATTTTGCGCTTCGCGTAAAAAACTACTATGATACGCTGAATTGGTTAAAGAAGAATAATGTAGAAATCGTTGAAAAACCATATGGTGTAAGTGGATTTGCTCAACTTTTCTGTGCGGACCCCGATGGTAATTTAATCGAATTAAATGTGGATCAGAAGGATTTATAA